Proteins found in one Drosophila innubila isolate TH190305 chromosome X, UK_Dinn_1.0, whole genome shotgun sequence genomic segment:
- the LOC117793913 gene encoding glucose dehydrogenase [FAD, quinone] has protein sequence MSSAIVGAASAIGGAVTAATSNSWFIPMLMAAVAYFQYEEIMDPESKPSDVSSDDILDHYDFIVIGAGSAGAVVANRLTEVENWNVLLLEAGGDETELTDVPLMAGYLQLSKIDWQYKTEPSGTACLAMQGGRCNWPRGKVLGGSSVLNYMLYLRGSKHDYDNWEALGNPGWSYRDALYYFKKSEDNTNPYLASTPYHATGGYLTVGEAPYHTPLAASFVEAGVEMGYDNRDLNGEKMTGFMIAQGTTRRGSRCSTSKAFLRPARLRPNLHISMNSHVTRIMIDPISKLAFGVEFVKDQKLYHVRATKEVVLSGGSVNSPQLLMLSGIGPRKQLAKHRIPVIKELSVGENLQDHIGLGGLTFLVNQPVSIVENRFHTMSTVLQYAVFGQGPLTILGGVEGLAYVNTKYANSTLDWPDIEFHFVSGSTNSDGGSQLRKAHGLTDAFYRSVFEPINNRDAWSIIPMLLRPRSVGSIRLRSSNPFDYPYIFPNYLSDDFDMKTLIEGVKVAVALSRTKAMQRFGSRLSSIHWPGCEQLPPLTDAYWECMIRRYTSTIYHPVGTCKMAPYWDKDAVVDAKLRVYGIRGLRVIDASIMPKLVSANTNAPVIMIAEKGSDMIKEFWIKNTIV, from the exons ATGAGCTCGGCGATTGTGGGCGCGGCATCGGCGATTGGAGGCGCGGTGACGGCGGCAACAAGCAACAGTTGGTTCATCCCAATGTTGATGGCAGCGGTCGCCTATTTTCAGTACGAAGAGATCATGGATCCCGAATCAAAGCCGAGCGATGTGAGCAGCGATGATATTCTCGATCATTACGATTTCATAGTGATAGGGGCCGGTTCCGCGGGTGCTGTGGTTGCCAATCGCCTAACCGAGGTGGAGAACTGGAATGTGCTATTGCTGGAGGCGGGCGGGGATGAGACGGAGCTAACGGATGTTCCCCTCATGGCCGGGTATCTACAGCTCTCGAAGATCGATTGGCAATACAAGACAGAACCCTCAGGAACAGCGTGTCTGG CTATGCAGGGAGGACGTTGCAATTGGCCTAGGGGCAAGGTGTTAGGCGGTTCAAGTGTGTTGAATTACATGCTTTATTTGAGAGGGTCGAAGCACGACTATGACAACTGGGAGGCACTCGGCAATCCCGGCTGGTCCTATCGCGACGCCCTGTATTATTTCAAGAAGTCGGAGGACAATACGAATCCCTACCTGGCCAGCACTCCATATCACGCAACTGGGGGCTATTTGACGGTGGGGGAGGCGCCTTATCACACCCCCCTGGCAGCCAGCTTTGTGGAGGCGGGCGTTGAGATGGGCTACGATAATCGGGACTTGAATGGCGAGAAAATGACGGGTTTTATGATTGCCCAGGGAACTACCAGACGTGGATCACGTTGTTCCACATCCAAGGCGTTCCTGAGACCAGCTCGACTTCGTCCCAATTTGCACATCTCGATGAATTCGCATGTGACGCGCATCATGATCGATCCGATCAGTAAGCTGGCTTTTGGCGTGGAATTTGTCAAGGATCAGAAACTGTATCATGTGCGTGCCACCAAGGAAGTAGTGCTATCGGGTGGTTCGGTTAACAGTCCccagctgttgatgctgagCGGAATCGGACCGCGTAAACAGCTGGCCAAGCACCGCATTCCCGTCATCAAGGAGCTAAGCGTTGGGGAGAATCTACAGGATCACATTGGTCTCGGCGGATTGACGTTTCTAGTGAATCAACCCGTTTCCATTGTGGAGAATCGTTTCCACACAATGTCAACGGTACTGCAGTACGCGGTCTTTGGCCAGGGACCCCTCACCATACTGGGAGGCGTCGAGGGTCTCGCCTATGTGAATACTAAGTATGCGAATAGCACGCTAGATTGGCCGGACATTGAGTTCCATTTTGTGTCGGGATCAACCAATTCGGATGGAGGATCGCAGCTGCGTAAGGCACATGGATTAACGGATGCCTTCTATAGATCGGTCTTTGAGCCGATCAATAATCGTGATGCTTGGAGCATTATTCCCATGCTGTTGCGTCCCAGGAGTGTAGGAAGTATTCGATTGCGTAGCAGCAATCCCTTTGATTATCCCTACATCTTTCCCAACTATCTGAGCGATGATTTCGACATGAAGACCTTGATCGAGGGCGTTAAGGTCGCCGTAGCTCTGTCTCGAACAAAGGCCATGCAACGTTTTGGCTCGAGACTATCAAGCATACATTGGCCGGGATGCGAGCAGCTTCCTCCACTCACCGACGCCTATTGGGAGTGCATGATCCGACGCTATACATCGACAATCTATCATCCCGTTGGCACCTGCAAGATGGCGCCCTATTGGGACAAGGATGCGGTCGTTGATGCCAAACTTCGGGTCTACGGCATTCGTGGACTTCGGGTGATCGATGCCAGCATTATGCCCAAATTGGTATCGGCCAATACGAATGCTCCCGTTATTATGATCGCCGAGAAGGGCAGCGATATGATCAAGGAATTCTGGATCAAGAACACTATAGTCTGA
- the LOC117793916 gene encoding flotillin-2 isoform X1 gives MGNIHTTGPNEALIVSGGCCGSTKKRTIVGGWAWAWWLVTDVQRLSLNVMTLNPMCENVETAQGVPLTVTGVAQCKIMKSSSYKNKDYANDEADELLGTASEQFLGKSVKEIKQTILQTLEGHLRAILGTLTVEEVYKDRDQFAALVREVAAPDVGRMGIEILSFTIKDVYDDVQYLASLGKAQTAVVKRDADAGVAEANRDAGIREAECEKSAMDVKYSTDTKIEDNTRMYKLQKANFDQEINTAKAESQLAYELQAAKVRQRIRNEEIQIEVVERRKQIEIESQEVQRKDRELIGTVKLPAEAEAYRVQTIAQGKQCHTIEAARAEAERIRKIGSAEAHAIELVGKAEAERMRMKANVYKQYGDAAIMNIVLESLPKIAAEVAAPLAKTDEIVLIGGNDNLTNDVTRLVAQLPPSINALTGVDLSKVLSKIPGAKA, from the exons GTGGCTGCTGTGGTTCCACAAAGAAGCGTACAATTGTTGGTGGTTGGGCCTGGGCCTGGTGGTTGGTGACGGACGTGCAGCGTCTCTCGCTGAATGTGATGACACTGAATCCGATGTGCGAGAATGTGGAGACAGCCCAAGGTGTACCTTTGACCGTTACGGGCGTGGCCCAATGCAAGATCATGAAG TCATCTtcgtataaaaataaagattatgCTAACGACGAG GCCGACGAGCTGCTGGGAACGGCCAGTGAGCAATTTCTGGGCAAGAGCGTCAAGGAGATAAAGCAGACGATTTTGCAAACGCTGGAAGGACACTTGCGCGCCATATTGG GAACGCTTACAGTCGAAGAGGTGTACAAAGACCGCGATCAGTTCGCGGCACTGGTGCGCGAGGTTGCCGCACCTGATGTGGGTCGTATGGGCATCGAGATACTCTCGTTTACCATCAAGGATGTCTACGATGACGTTCAGTATTTGGCTTCGTTGGGCAAGGCTCAAACGGCTGTGGTTAAGCGAGATGCCGACGCTGGCGTCGCCGAGGCCAATCGAGATGCCGGCATTAGGGAGGCCGAGTGCGAGAAAAGCGCCATGGATGTCAAATATTCGACGGATACGAAAATTGAGGATAATACGCGCATGTACAAGTTGCAAAAGGCCAATTTCGATCAGGAGATCAATACGGCCAAGGCCGAATCTCAATTGGCATACGAACTGCAGGCGGCCAAGGTCCGTCAAAGGATCCGTAACGAGGAGATCCAAATCGAGGTTGTCGAGCGTCGCAAACAGATCGAGATCGAATCTCAGGAGGTTCAACGCAAGGATCGTGAACTCATCGGCACCGTCAAGCTGCCCGCCGAGGCTGAGGCCTATCGTGTTCAGACTATTGCCCAAGGCAAGCA ATGCCATACAATTGAAGCTGCACGCGCTGAAGCCGAACGTATTCggaaaatcggttcagctGAGGCTCATGCCATTGAGCTGGTGGGAAAAGCGGAGGCGGAACGCATGCGGATGAAGGCGAATGTCTACAAACAATACGGAGATGCGGCCATTATGAATATAGTACTCGAATCGCTGCCCAAG ATTGCCGCAGAGGTGGCTGCACCCTTGGCCAAAACGGATGAGATTGTGCTGATTGGTGGCAACGATAATCTGACCAATGATGTGACACGCCTTGTGGCACAGTTGCCGCCCTCTATAAATGCTTTGACCGGTGTGGATCTATCCAAGGTTCTATCGAAAATACCTGGAGCCAAGGCGTGA
- the LOC117793916 gene encoding flotillin-2 isoform X3, with protein sequence MGIEILSFTIKDVYDDVQYLASLGKAQTAVVKRDADAGVAEANRDAGIREAECEKSAMDVKYSTDTKIEDNTRMYKLQKANFDQEINTAKAESQLAYELQAAKVRQRIRNEEIQIEVVERRKQIEIESQEVQRKDRELIGTVKLPAEAEAYRVQTIAQGKQCHTIEAARAEAERIRKIGSAEAHAIELVGKAEAERMRMKANVYKQYGDAAIMNIVLESLPKIAAEVAAPLAKTDEIVLIGGNDNLTNDVTRLVAQLPPSINALTGVDLSKVLSKIPGAKA encoded by the exons ATGGGCATCGAGATACTCTCGTTTACCATCAAGGATGTCTACGATGACGTTCAGTATTTGGCTTCGTTGGGCAAGGCTCAAACGGCTGTGGTTAAGCGAGATGCCGACGCTGGCGTCGCCGAGGCCAATCGAGATGCCGGCATTAGGGAGGCCGAGTGCGAGAAAAGCGCCATGGATGTCAAATATTCGACGGATACGAAAATTGAGGATAATACGCGCATGTACAAGTTGCAAAAGGCCAATTTCGATCAGGAGATCAATACGGCCAAGGCCGAATCTCAATTGGCATACGAACTGCAGGCGGCCAAGGTCCGTCAAAGGATCCGTAACGAGGAGATCCAAATCGAGGTTGTCGAGCGTCGCAAACAGATCGAGATCGAATCTCAGGAGGTTCAACGCAAGGATCGTGAACTCATCGGCACCGTCAAGCTGCCCGCCGAGGCTGAGGCCTATCGTGTTCAGACTATTGCCCAAGGCAAGCA ATGCCATACAATTGAAGCTGCACGCGCTGAAGCCGAACGTATTCggaaaatcggttcagctGAGGCTCATGCCATTGAGCTGGTGGGAAAAGCGGAGGCGGAACGCATGCGGATGAAGGCGAATGTCTACAAACAATACGGAGATGCGGCCATTATGAATATAGTACTCGAATCGCTGCCCAAG ATTGCCGCAGAGGTGGCTGCACCCTTGGCCAAAACGGATGAGATTGTGCTGATTGGTGGCAACGATAATCTGACCAATGATGTGACACGCCTTGTGGCACAGTTGCCGCCCTCTATAAATGCTTTGACCGGTGTGGATCTATCCAAGGTTCTATCGAAAATACCTGGAGCCAAGGCGTGA
- the LOC117790923 gene encoding probable 4-coumarate--CoA ligase 3 → MYPVHTAVQMLRLRSAATTLNVAAARAISTNRRQRNTASVERAQSIGDRDKFLHYNAEDGYYKTSPFDPIKVPNVPLHEYVWRDFKKWENSTAAVCVVTDRQYTFAQMRDSSAAFAVRLQTKFKLEKPDVLAICLPNIPEYPIACLGGIEAGLAVTTINPIYTPDEIARQLMFSDAKFLVGSAQGYGTLREACQLAGKQIPIAVVRCTAGESLPAGAIDFFEVMSTENVRYDELRTPKDATPNDMVFLPFSSGTTGMPKGVVLSHNNVSSNCEQVQAALHIDSLVSQDTLPAVLPFFHIYGLTVVMLSKLGQGARLATMPAFKPDDFIKSLDTYKGSILNLVPPIALFMINNPKVTPEVASSLRVVMSGAAPIGERDVERFLQKFPKVRFMQGYGMTEASPVILMTPEGNTRYASTGVSPGSTECKIVPLSGDDSKGVGPRTTGELCVRGPQVMSGYLNNKEANELTFYPGNWLRTGDVAFYDEDGYFYITDRMKELIKVKGFQVPPAELEAVLRDHPKILEAAVFGIPHELNGEAPRAIVVLRQNEKATAEEISNYVAGRVAHYKKLEGGVVFVDEVPKNPTGKILRKDLKEKYSD, encoded by the exons ATGTATCCAGTTCACACCGCTGTCCAAATGCTGCGTCTGCGCAGCGCTGCAACCACATTGAATGTTGCTGCAGCTCGTGCCATTTCCACGAACCGCCGACAGCGCAACACGGCGAGCGTTGAACGCGCCCAAAGCATCGGCGATCGCGATAAGTTTCTGCATTATAATGCCGAGGATGGTTATTATAAGACATCCCCATTTGATCCCATTAAGGTGCCCAATGTCCCGTTGCACGAGTACGTCTGGCGCGACTTCAAAAAGTGGGAAAACTCCACGGCTGCG GTCTGTGTGGTCACGGATCGTCAATATACATTCGCCCAAATGCGAGATTCGAGTGCCGCCTTTGCAGTTCGCTTGCAGACAAAGTTTAAGCTGGAAAAGCCTGATGTTCTGGCTATTTGTCTGCCCAATATACCAGAGTATCCCATTGCCTGCCTGGGCGGCATTGAGGCTGGACTGGCTGTAACCACAATCAACCCCATCTATACGCCAG ATGAGATTGCACGCCAGTTGATGTTCAGTGATGCCAAGTTCCTAGTGGGCAGTGCCCAGGGCTATGGAACATTGCGAGAGGCGTGTCAGCTGGCGGGAAAACAGATTCCCATTGCGGTGGTGCGCTGTACGGCAGGTGAATCGTTGCCGGCGGGTGCCATCGACTTCTTTGAGGTGATGAGCACGGAGAATGTGCGCTACGATGAGCTGAGGACTCCCAAAGATGCCACTCCCAATGATATGGTGTTTCTGCCCTTCTCTTCGGGCACCACGGGAATGCCCAAGGGTGTCGTCCTCTCCCACAACAACGTCAGCAGCAACTGCGAACAGGTGCAGGCGGCCCTGCACATTGATTCACTGGTGAGCCAGGATACCCTGCCAGCGGTATTGCCATTCTTTCACATCTATGGCCTTACCGTGGTCATGCTCTCGAAACTGGGACAAGGCGCTCGTCTGGCCACGATGCCCGCCTTTAAGCCAGATGACTTTATCAAATCGTTGGACACGTACAAGGGCAGCATTCTCAACTTGGTACCGCCAATAG CTCTTTTCATGATCAACAATCCGAAGGTGACGCCGGAAGTCGCCAGCTCCCTGCGCGTTGTCATGTCCGGTGCTGCTCCAATTGGCGAACGTGACGTCGAACGCTTTCTTCAGAA GTTCCCCAAGGTGCGTTTCATGCAGGGTTACGGCATGACGGAGGCATCTCCGGTGATTTTGATGACGCCGGAGGGTAACACACGCTACGCTTCGACGGGCGTGTCGCCGGGCAGTACCGAGTGCAAGATTGTGCCACTGAGTGGGGACGATTCAAAGGGCGTGGGTCCACGCACCACTGGGGAACTGTGTGTGCGAGGACCTCAAGTAATGTCCGGTTATCTGAACAATAAGGAGGCCAATGAGTTGACCTTCTATCCGGGCAATTGGTTGCGCACCGGCGATGTGGCATTCTACGATGAGGATGGCTATTTCTATATCACGGACCGCATGAAGGAGCTGATCAAGGTGAAGGGCTTCCAAGTGCCACCCGCCGAACTGGAGGCGGTACTGCGCGATCATCCCAAGATCCTTGAGGCCGCCGTCTTTGGAATACCACACGAGCTCAACGGGGAAGCACCGCGGGCTATCGTCGTTTTGCGTCAGAACGAGAAGGCGACTGCCGAGGAGATTTCCAATTATGTGGCAGGGCGTGTGGCACACTACAAAAAACTCGAGGGGGGTGTCGTGTTTGTTGATGAGGTGCCCAAGAACCCAACGGGCAAAATATTGCGCAAGGATCTCAAAGAAAAGTATTCGGACTGA
- the LOC117793916 gene encoding flotillin-2 isoform X2, with product MGNIHTTGPNEALIVSGGCCGSTKKRTIVGGWAWAWWLVTDVQRLSLNVMTLNPMCENVETAQGVPLTVTGVAQCKIMKADELLGTASEQFLGKSVKEIKQTILQTLEGHLRAILGTLTVEEVYKDRDQFAALVREVAAPDVGRMGIEILSFTIKDVYDDVQYLASLGKAQTAVVKRDADAGVAEANRDAGIREAECEKSAMDVKYSTDTKIEDNTRMYKLQKANFDQEINTAKAESQLAYELQAAKVRQRIRNEEIQIEVVERRKQIEIESQEVQRKDRELIGTVKLPAEAEAYRVQTIAQGKQCHTIEAARAEAERIRKIGSAEAHAIELVGKAEAERMRMKANVYKQYGDAAIMNIVLESLPKIAAEVAAPLAKTDEIVLIGGNDNLTNDVTRLVAQLPPSINALTGVDLSKVLSKIPGAKA from the exons GTGGCTGCTGTGGTTCCACAAAGAAGCGTACAATTGTTGGTGGTTGGGCCTGGGCCTGGTGGTTGGTGACGGACGTGCAGCGTCTCTCGCTGAATGTGATGACACTGAATCCGATGTGCGAGAATGTGGAGACAGCCCAAGGTGTACCTTTGACCGTTACGGGCGTGGCCCAATGCAAGATCATGAAG GCCGACGAGCTGCTGGGAACGGCCAGTGAGCAATTTCTGGGCAAGAGCGTCAAGGAGATAAAGCAGACGATTTTGCAAACGCTGGAAGGACACTTGCGCGCCATATTGG GAACGCTTACAGTCGAAGAGGTGTACAAAGACCGCGATCAGTTCGCGGCACTGGTGCGCGAGGTTGCCGCACCTGATGTGGGTCGTATGGGCATCGAGATACTCTCGTTTACCATCAAGGATGTCTACGATGACGTTCAGTATTTGGCTTCGTTGGGCAAGGCTCAAACGGCTGTGGTTAAGCGAGATGCCGACGCTGGCGTCGCCGAGGCCAATCGAGATGCCGGCATTAGGGAGGCCGAGTGCGAGAAAAGCGCCATGGATGTCAAATATTCGACGGATACGAAAATTGAGGATAATACGCGCATGTACAAGTTGCAAAAGGCCAATTTCGATCAGGAGATCAATACGGCCAAGGCCGAATCTCAATTGGCATACGAACTGCAGGCGGCCAAGGTCCGTCAAAGGATCCGTAACGAGGAGATCCAAATCGAGGTTGTCGAGCGTCGCAAACAGATCGAGATCGAATCTCAGGAGGTTCAACGCAAGGATCGTGAACTCATCGGCACCGTCAAGCTGCCCGCCGAGGCTGAGGCCTATCGTGTTCAGACTATTGCCCAAGGCAAGCA ATGCCATACAATTGAAGCTGCACGCGCTGAAGCCGAACGTATTCggaaaatcggttcagctGAGGCTCATGCCATTGAGCTGGTGGGAAAAGCGGAGGCGGAACGCATGCGGATGAAGGCGAATGTCTACAAACAATACGGAGATGCGGCCATTATGAATATAGTACTCGAATCGCTGCCCAAG ATTGCCGCAGAGGTGGCTGCACCCTTGGCCAAAACGGATGAGATTGTGCTGATTGGTGGCAACGATAATCTGACCAATGATGTGACACGCCTTGTGGCACAGTTGCCGCCCTCTATAAATGCTTTGACCGGTGTGGATCTATCCAAGGTTCTATCGAAAATACCTGGAGCCAAGGCGTGA